A genome region from Microbacterium profundi includes the following:
- a CDS encoding bifunctional 4-hydroxy-2-oxoglutarate aldolase/2-dehydro-3-deoxy-phosphogluconate aldolase: MTDRLARARATGVLAVLRAPSPEQALDAADAIIRGGIAGIEVTYSTPDAPAVIRELIARHGDAAYIGAGTVTTIEQATAAADAGAEFLVSPGTLPDLTRAMLDTGRVVMTGAMTPTEVMGALALGVDVVKIFPASLGGPSYLGALRGPFPDAPLMPTGGVKPDNLDEWFAAGAVAVGAGGDLANSASIKAGDWADLTTRAEAFAAAFAALRG; encoded by the coding sequence ATGACCGACCGTCTCGCCCGCGCCCGTGCCACCGGCGTTCTCGCCGTGCTGCGCGCTCCCTCCCCCGAGCAGGCGCTCGATGCGGCCGATGCGATCATCCGCGGCGGCATCGCCGGTATCGAGGTCACCTACTCCACGCCGGATGCTCCTGCCGTGATCCGTGAACTCATCGCACGTCACGGCGACGCCGCATACATCGGCGCCGGCACGGTCACCACGATCGAGCAGGCGACGGCCGCGGCAGATGCGGGAGCAGAGTTCCTCGTGAGCCCTGGCACCCTACCCGACCTCACCCGGGCGATGCTCGACACCGGACGCGTCGTGATGACGGGAGCGATGACTCCGACGGAGGTCATGGGCGCGCTTGCGCTCGGTGTCGACGTCGTGAAGATCTTCCCCGCGTCCCTCGGCGGCCCCTCTTACCTCGGAGCCCTGCGCGGACCGTTCCCCGATGCACCGCTCATGCCCACCGGTGGCGTGAAGCCGGACAACCTCGACGAGTGGTTCGCCGCGGGCGCGGTGGCTGTCGGAGCCGGCGGCGACCTCGCGAACTCCGCATCGATCAAGGCCGGCGACTGGGCGGACCTCACGACGCGAGCCGAGGCGTTCGCGGCAGCGTTCGCCGCCCTACGCGGCTGA